Proteins from a genomic interval of Xanthomonas sp. AM6:
- a CDS encoding serine/threonine protein kinase yields MHPDELKHAWQALDRRLQRHDRLHVQLLLQHTLQRVRSGLRPLLWGQFLQLPFGLACIALAGLLWSRGALPAHVIAAGVAVHAYGVATVAMAGIVLGRLLRMDYSAPVLELQRQIARTRRWYVASGVICGLSWWLLWVPVLMVLGALAGIDLLARAAAVVWIGLGVGVAGLALSVWLYRWSRHPGRPRLRRIVDDGLGGASLRKASRLLDEVERFGHD; encoded by the coding sequence ATGCATCCCGACGAACTGAAACACGCCTGGCAGGCGCTGGACCGGCGCCTGCAACGCCACGACCGCCTGCACGTGCAACTGCTGCTCCAGCACACCCTGCAGCGCGTGCGCAGCGGCCTGCGGCCGCTGTTGTGGGGCCAGTTCCTGCAACTGCCGTTCGGCCTGGCGTGCATCGCCCTGGCCGGCCTGCTGTGGAGCCGCGGCGCGCTGCCCGCGCACGTGATCGCCGCCGGCGTGGCGGTCCATGCCTATGGCGTGGCCACCGTGGCCATGGCCGGCATCGTGCTGGGCCGGCTGCTGCGCATGGACTACAGCGCGCCGGTGCTGGAACTGCAGCGCCAGATCGCGCGCACCCGCCGCTGGTACGTCGCCAGCGGCGTGATCTGCGGGCTGTCGTGGTGGCTGCTGTGGGTGCCGGTGCTGATGGTGCTCGGCGCGCTGGCCGGCATCGACCTGCTGGCCAGGGCCGCGGCGGTGGTGTGGATCGGGCTCGGCGTGGGCGTGGCCGGCCTTGCGCTCAGCGTGTGGCTGTATCGCTGGTCGCGCCACCCCGGCCGCCCGCGGCTGCGGCGGATCGTCGACGACGGCCTGGGCGGCGCCAGCCTGCGCAAGGCCAGCCGCCTGCTCGACGAAGTGGAGCGCTTCGGCCACGACTGA
- a CDS encoding sigma-70 family RNA polymerase sigma factor: MPDAPAPAVPLPADFAALFQAHRGIAAKVAGSYCRHPDDRADLIQEIAAQAWHAFPRYDRQRPFSTWLYRIALNVAIGELRGRSRAHRQTLPLQDLDIADPHAADPERERQVQALYRFIAQLPPLERALALLYLDERPQREIAEILGIGESNVSTRIGRLKQRLRDEL; the protein is encoded by the coding sequence ATGCCCGACGCTCCCGCCCCCGCCGTACCGCTTCCGGCCGACTTCGCCGCGCTGTTCCAGGCGCACCGCGGCATCGCGGCGAAGGTGGCCGGCAGCTATTGCCGGCACCCGGACGACCGCGCCGACCTGATCCAGGAGATCGCCGCGCAGGCCTGGCACGCATTCCCGCGCTACGACCGGCAACGGCCGTTCTCCACCTGGCTGTACCGGATCGCGCTGAACGTGGCGATCGGCGAACTGCGCGGGCGCAGCCGCGCGCATCGGCAGACCCTGCCGCTGCAGGACCTGGACATCGCCGACCCGCACGCCGCCGACCCGGAGCGCGAACGCCAGGTGCAGGCGCTGTACCGCTTCATCGCGCAGTTGCCGCCGCTGGAGCGGGCGCTGGCGCTGCTGTACCTGGACGAACGCCCGCAGCGCGAGATCGCCGAGATCCTGGGCATCGGCGAAAGCAACGTCTCCACCAGGATCGGCCGCCTCAAGCAACGCCTCCGCGACGAACTCTGA